Genomic segment of Polynucleobacter necessarius:
TTCTGCGTACTTACTTATTGCGCCCAGAGTTAAATCTCGTTCCTGAATACTGCGATGCAGAGCGAGCATTGCATCAACGTCTAAGTGAGAGTCCTCGTGCAGTCATTTCTGATCAAGACATTGCTGCGATGGCAGATCCTGATATCCAGGTGAACTATCAAGTTTGGCTGAGGTATCGAGCCAAGTTATTGGCAGCTAGTTCTTTAGAAAACTTCTACATGGGTTTGTTTAAAGGTGATGGCGTAGATGTGCCGCCTTTATTTATTTCTCAGTTGGCGCAAATATTTATTCGGCATATCTTGGGCGAAGATTGCCATCCTTTAGATGCTCGCATGGGCGAGATCTTCTTTCGGACTCAGAAGATCACCGTGCTAGAGGACGGTGTCGTGATGGGTGCGGATGATGAGATGGTCACGCGCAATGCGAAAGCGGGGGAGACTGGCAACATTCTGGATCTCCTGAAGAATAAGTCAATGTCCATGCGCTCGATCGATTTAGATGTCCTCCATGAAGAAAATGCTGATCTCTACTGGGAGAAAAATGAGGACCATGACTTTGCGGTCCAACTGAATTTTGGTCAAGCACCCATTAATCATTTTTGTCGCGTCCTTGAAAAATGGGTGCAACATTTTTTAGGTGCTCAGGTACGCATTACCCCAATGCAGCAAATCACTGATCCCAAATGGTCTTGGCATGTTGGTCTAGATGCTGCTGCAAGCGATATCCTCAATAAGCTCTATAAAAAAGAGCCTGTAGATGCTGATGAGCTTGAGAGGGTGGCTTGAGAGGGTGATCTGTTTATTCCGCCTCGGACTTTATCGATGAGGCTGCTGTGACTCAATCCCAGGCTGGAAAACCAGTTTATATGGCTATTGCAATGAATGATGAAAAGCAACTCAAACTAAAGCCACAAAACCTGTTCTTCAATTTACCCTTAGCTAAAGCTTCCTAGTTTCTTGCGATTAGCGCTAAGCCAAATCAAAGCGCCGGCTGTTATAGCAACTGGAAGTAGTGAGCCCCAGTTCAGAATATTCCAGCCCTGCGAGGTAATGAGTGCACCAGAGCCGAAAGAGGTAAATGCCATAGTACCGAACACAAAGAAGTTAATTGCCGCCTGCGCTTTGTCGCGCTCTTCCGGGCGGTAGGCTGTCATCGCCAATGAGGTCGAGCCAGTAAATAAAAAGTTCCAACCAACGCCCAATAAAAATAGGGCAATTAAGAATTGATGTAAGTCGGTACCAGAAAGTGCAATGGCAATGCACAAGAGATTGAGGATGACCCCAACACCCATGATCTTGAGGGTGCCAAAGCGTTGAATGAGTGAGCCAGTAAAAAATCCAGGCGCGAAGATCCCGATTACGTGCCACTCTAAAACCAGAGCAGTATCAGA
This window contains:
- a CDS encoding DUF6352 family protein, producing the protein MTNFWHHSAYQTLTVGSDNQLLVTDDFLRTYLLRPELNLVPEYCDAERALHQRLSESPRAVISDQDIAAMADPDIQVNYQVWLRYRAKLLAASSLENFYMGLFKGDGVDVPPLFISQLAQIFIRHILGEDCHPLDARMGEIFFRTQKITVLEDGVVMGADDEMVTRNAKAGETGNILDLLKNKSMSMRSIDLDVLHEENADLYWEKNEDHDFAVQLNFGQAPINHFCRVLEKWVQHFLGAQVRITPMQQITDPKWSWHVGLDAAASDILNKLYKKEPVDADELERVA